A genomic stretch from Enterobacter dykesii includes:
- the crfC gene encoding clamp-binding protein CrfC — translation MHTQTIFELSQEAERLLQLALQNLDTLKSMPTAMLESTAAAITGEKNNVLPLHFSARGVEAQQAMLNNELRKITRLEMVLAIVGTMKAGKSTTINAIVGTEVLPNRNRPMTALPTLIRHTPGQKEPVLHFSHASPIDELIQLLQKKLCDYDRGKLAQHLEIDKDMNTLLERIEKGEAFEKHHLGAQPIFHCLKSLNDLVRLSQALGVAFPFSEYAAIEHIPVIEVEFVHLAGLDAHLGQLTLLDTPGPNEAGQPHLQKMLSEQLSRASAVLAVMDYTQLKSISDEEVRQAISAAGKSVPLYALVNKFDQKDRNSDDEEQIRAMISGTLMKGNISPGQIYPVSSMWAYLANRARYEMSTHGQLPDHQEQPWVQDFAEAALGRRWRTADLDDIDHIRHAADLLWEDSLFEQPIRKLIYAAYANASLYALRSASHKLLNYAQNAREYLDFRYQGLTVAFEALELNIARLEEDMAHLQTRQSVVSDEVKHEVEEALNATADFMGAQKTALNQAIGEVFSAQHILDLAGIDRQTPHGEEPHELKQLVLDDEGQAQIALSKIRSSCERVMLDAQTRICRELALRFDQLESTLARSLNEAMRPIETRIKEHLSHAGFRARISFPAFQAHQLNFNTRALFNDAIAQDDSQAGPSSGGSSMRETVARWLNSPGWGWDEYVETRTRYVIDIAQLHDKFKQHIELFCEQIRKALSAQVDVSVTAGMATFFAEFSLCLTGLQESLRDSLAVRQQNEHSTRALCQLLKQSITTATWIQEDTRLLRDDIQTLFAAEQP, via the coding sequence ATGCACACACAGACCATTTTTGAATTAAGCCAGGAAGCTGAGCGTTTGCTACAGCTCGCCCTGCAAAACCTCGATACCTTGAAATCAATGCCGACTGCGATGCTGGAGAGCACCGCGGCTGCTATTACGGGTGAAAAGAACAACGTTTTACCTTTGCATTTTAGTGCGCGCGGTGTCGAAGCGCAGCAGGCGATGCTGAATAATGAATTACGAAAAATAACCCGGCTGGAAATGGTCCTGGCTATTGTGGGCACCATGAAAGCGGGGAAATCGACCACCATTAATGCGATTGTGGGGACTGAAGTGTTGCCGAACCGCAATCGTCCGATGACGGCGCTTCCTACCCTAATTCGCCACACGCCGGGCCAGAAGGAGCCGGTGCTGCATTTCTCACATGCCTCGCCCATTGATGAATTGATCCAACTGCTCCAGAAAAAGCTATGCGATTACGATCGCGGGAAGCTGGCCCAGCATCTGGAAATTGATAAAGACATGAATACGCTGCTGGAGCGCATTGAAAAAGGAGAAGCGTTTGAGAAGCATCACCTGGGCGCGCAGCCGATATTTCATTGTCTGAAAAGCCTCAACGATCTGGTGAGACTTTCCCAGGCGTTAGGCGTGGCGTTTCCGTTCTCTGAATATGCGGCTATCGAACACATTCCGGTCATTGAAGTGGAGTTCGTGCATCTTGCGGGTCTGGATGCTCACCTCGGGCAGCTGACGCTGCTCGATACGCCCGGGCCGAATGAGGCGGGACAGCCGCATCTGCAAAAAATGCTCAGCGAGCAGTTGTCCCGCGCGTCGGCGGTGCTGGCCGTGATGGATTATACCCAGCTTAAATCCATTTCTGATGAAGAAGTCCGGCAGGCCATTTCCGCGGCGGGAAAATCCGTGCCGCTGTATGCCCTGGTCAATAAGTTCGATCAGAAAGATCGCAATAGCGATGATGAAGAGCAGATCCGGGCGATGATCTCCGGCACCTTAATGAAAGGCAATATTTCGCCTGGCCAGATCTACCCCGTTTCGTCCATGTGGGCCTATCTGGCGAACCGCGCTCGCTACGAGATGAGTACCCACGGACAACTGCCGGATCATCAGGAGCAACCCTGGGTGCAGGATTTTGCCGAAGCGGCGCTTGGGCGGCGCTGGCGTACGGCGGACCTGGACGATATCGACCATATTCGTCATGCTGCCGATTTGCTCTGGGAAGATTCGCTTTTCGAACAACCGATACGCAAGCTGATCTACGCCGCCTATGCCAATGCCTCGCTTTACGCGCTGCGTTCGGCCTCGCATAAGCTGCTCAACTACGCACAAAATGCCCGGGAGTACCTCGACTTCCGCTATCAGGGGCTGACGGTTGCCTTTGAGGCGCTGGAACTGAATATCGCACGTCTGGAAGAGGACATGGCGCATCTGCAGACGCGTCAGAGCGTGGTGAGCGATGAGGTGAAACATGAAGTTGAGGAGGCGCTAAACGCCACTGCGGACTTTATGGGAGCGCAAAAAACCGCGCTTAACCAGGCGATTGGCGAGGTGTTCAGCGCCCAGCATATTCTTGATTTGGCTGGCATCGATCGGCAGACCCCTCACGGTGAGGAGCCGCACGAGCTGAAGCAGCTGGTTCTGGACGATGAAGGGCAGGCGCAGATCGCGCTGAGTAAAATCCGCTCCTCCTGCGAACGGGTGATGCTGGATGCACAGACGAGAATCTGCCGGGAGCTGGCGTTACGCTTCGACCAGCTTGAATCTACGCTGGCGCGTTCCCTGAACGAAGCCATGCGCCCCATCGAAACGCGTATTAAAGAGCATCTGAGCCATGCGGGTTTTCGGGCGCGAATCAGTTTCCCGGCGTTTCAGGCTCACCAGCTTAACTTCAACACGCGGGCGCTGTTTAATGATGCGATAGCGCAGGATGACAGCCAGGCAGGCCCCTCATCAGGCGGGAGCAGCATGCGAGAAACGGTCGCTCGCTGGCTCAATAGCCCGGGCTGGGGCTGGGATGAGTATGTGGAAACGCGCACGCGATATGTTATCGATATTGCGCAGCTACATGACAAATTTAAGCAACATATTGAGCTGTTTTGTGAACAAATACGTAAAGCTTTGTCCGCGCAGGTCGATGTCTCTGTTACGGCAGGAATGGCGACGTTTTTTGCAGAATTTTCGTTGTGCCTGACCGGGTTACAGGAAAGCTTGCGTGATAGCCTCGCAGTGCGTCAACAGAATGAGCATTCAACCCGAGCGCTCTGCCAGCTGTTGAAGCAAAGCATTACGACTGCGACGTGGATACAGGAAGATACCCGACTGTTACGCGATGATATTCAAACTCTATTCGCGGCAGAGCAACCATGA
- a CDS encoding diguanylate cyclase regulator RdcB family protein, translating to MTTPLLDGPGRTLECINPKFMVDLVQGVDAARHPHLGPQQLQFRERLTQEIMTHTRLRPWAMAGMLNENAALRLGLAEKLAGMLDPGHLALTLMAEKLIALRQQTHPRAQQSPGLMQQYAELASHFTQRAAYKEKALTQRGLTVQAGEHSEQIFTRWRAGHYDGWSLAGRCFIVLEELRWGAFGDACRLANEDVAAMLKDNLRSMAANYLAQGISASPTTRHFYHQWLTTPASPGLIDHKDMLGWLGDWCQADQHPVSWSVTQNWQTVALGMPRLCSAKRLVDAMVEEIFG from the coding sequence ATGACAACACCACTACTGGACGGCCCCGGGCGAACGCTGGAGTGTATAAATCCAAAATTTATGGTCGATCTGGTGCAGGGCGTGGACGCGGCGCGTCATCCTCACCTGGGACCACAACAGCTTCAGTTTCGTGAGCGTTTGACTCAGGAAATCATGACGCATACCCGGCTACGCCCCTGGGCGATGGCGGGTATGCTCAATGAAAATGCAGCGCTGCGCCTGGGGCTGGCGGAAAAACTGGCCGGCATGCTTGACCCGGGTCATCTCGCGCTGACGCTGATGGCAGAGAAGCTGATTGCTTTGCGCCAGCAGACGCACCCGCGCGCCCAGCAGTCCCCCGGCCTGATGCAGCAGTACGCTGAACTCGCTTCTCATTTTACCCAACGCGCCGCCTATAAAGAGAAGGCGCTAACCCAGCGCGGGCTGACGGTGCAGGCGGGTGAGCATAGCGAGCAGATTTTTACCCGCTGGCGGGCCGGGCATTATGATGGCTGGTCGCTGGCCGGGCGCTGTTTTATCGTCCTGGAAGAGCTGCGCTGGGGGGCATTTGGTGACGCATGCCGCCTCGCGAATGAAGATGTGGCGGCAATGCTTAAGGATAACCTGCGCAGCATGGCGGCTAACTATCTGGCACAGGGCATCAGTGCGTCCCCCACGACCCGCCATTTCTATCACCAGTGGCTGACAACGCCGGCCTCTCCGGGTTTAATCGATCATAAAGACATGCTGGGCTGGCTGGGGGATTGGTGTCAGGCGGATCAACATCCGGTGAGCTGGTCAGTGACGCAAAACTGGCAGACCGTCGCGCTGGGCATGCCGAGGCTTTGTTCGGCAAAACGGCTGGTGGACGCGATGGTGGAAGAGATTTTTGGGTAA
- the kdgT gene encoding 2-keto-3-deoxygluconate transporter, producing MKIKATIERIPGGMMLVPLVLGAILNTLAPNTGAYFGGFTKGMITGTVPILAVWFFCIGASINLRATGTVLRKSGTLVITKIAVAWAVAMICAMFIPENGIQTGFFAGLSVLAIVSAMDMTNGGLYASLMNQYGTKEESGAFVLMSLESGPLMTMLILGSAGLASFEPHHFVGAILPFLVGFALGNLDRDLRDFFSKATPVLIPFFGFALGNTINLKVILDTGLLGIVLGIAVIVITGIPLIIADRVIGGGNGTAGVAASSAAGAAVANPVIIAQINPAFEPVAASATALVAASVIVTAILVPIITALYAKRYGNMQETLPEPKPIGMNH from the coding sequence ATGAAGATTAAAGCCACGATAGAACGTATACCCGGCGGTATGATGCTGGTTCCGCTGGTACTGGGCGCGATCCTGAATACCCTTGCTCCCAATACCGGAGCTTATTTTGGCGGTTTCACAAAAGGCATGATAACAGGCACGGTTCCCATTCTTGCCGTCTGGTTTTTTTGTATCGGCGCATCCATTAATTTGCGGGCAACGGGGACAGTATTACGGAAATCCGGCACGCTGGTGATAACCAAAATAGCGGTAGCCTGGGCGGTGGCAATGATATGCGCGATGTTCATTCCGGAGAATGGAATTCAGACCGGGTTCTTCGCGGGTTTATCGGTCCTGGCGATTGTCTCGGCGATGGATATGACCAACGGCGGATTGTACGCCAGCCTGATGAACCAGTACGGGACGAAAGAAGAGTCCGGCGCATTTGTGTTGATGTCTCTGGAGTCCGGCCCGCTTATGACGATGCTGATCCTGGGGTCTGCTGGCCTGGCCTCGTTTGAACCGCACCACTTTGTCGGCGCGATCCTGCCCTTCCTGGTCGGTTTCGCCCTTGGCAATCTCGATCGCGATCTGCGTGATTTCTTCAGCAAAGCCACGCCGGTGCTGATCCCGTTCTTCGGTTTCGCGCTGGGGAACACCATCAACCTGAAGGTCATTCTCGATACCGGCCTGCTGGGCATTGTGCTGGGTATCGCCGTGATCGTCATCACCGGTATTCCGCTGATTATTGCCGATCGCGTCATCGGAGGAGGAAACGGCACGGCCGGCGTCGCCGCCTCTTCAGCCGCCGGTGCTGCAGTCGCAAACCCGGTGATTATTGCCCAAATTAACCCTGCCTTCGAACCGGTCGCCGCTTCAGCGACGGCGCTGGTTGCCGCGAGCGTGATCGTCACCGCGATTCTGGTCCCCATCATCACGGCGCTGTATGCGAAACGCTACGGGAATATGCAAGAGACCCTGCCAGAACCGAAGCCGATAGGAATGAATCATTAA
- the proP gene encoding glycine betaine/L-proline transporter ProP, with translation MLRRKKIKPITLRDVTIIDDAKLRKAITAASLGNAMEWFDFGVYGFVAYALGKVFFPGADPSLQMIAALGTFSVPFLIRPLGGLFFGMLGDKYGRQKILAITIVIMSISTFCIGLIPSYATIGIWAPILLLICKMAQGFSVGGEYTGASIFVAEYSPDRKRGFMGSWLDFGSIAGFVMGAGVVVLISTVVGEDNFLDWGWRIPFFLALPLGIIGLYLRHALEETPAFQQHVDKLEQGDREGLQDGPKVSFKEIATKHWRSLLTCIGLVISTNVTYYMLLTYMPSYLSHNLHYSEDHGVLIIIAIMVGMLFVQPIMGLLSDRFGRRPFIILGSVALFALAIPAFILINSDVLGLIFAGLLMLAVILNCFIGVMASTLPAMFPTHIRYSALAAAFNISVLIAGLTPTLAASLVESTQNLMMPAYYLMVIAVIGLITGLTMKETANRPLKGATPAASDIQEAKEILREHYDNVEQKIEDIDAEIEELQKKRSRLVDQHPRINE, from the coding sequence ATGCTGAGAAGGAAAAAGATTAAACCCATCACGCTTCGCGACGTCACCATTATTGATGACGCAAAGCTGCGTAAAGCCATTACCGCAGCCTCGCTCGGTAATGCGATGGAATGGTTCGATTTTGGTGTCTACGGCTTTGTGGCCTATGCGTTAGGTAAAGTGTTTTTCCCCGGGGCCGATCCCAGCCTGCAGATGATTGCCGCACTGGGTACGTTCTCCGTTCCCTTCCTGATTCGCCCGCTGGGCGGTCTGTTCTTCGGTATGCTCGGCGATAAATATGGTCGTCAGAAGATCCTGGCCATCACCATCGTCATTATGTCGATCAGTACATTCTGTATCGGCCTTATACCGTCTTACGCCACCATCGGCATTTGGGCACCCATTCTGCTGCTGATTTGTAAGATGGCGCAGGGCTTCTCCGTAGGCGGTGAATATACCGGTGCCTCGATCTTCGTTGCCGAGTATTCCCCGGACCGTAAGCGCGGATTTATGGGGAGCTGGCTGGACTTCGGCTCGATTGCCGGGTTTGTTATGGGCGCGGGCGTAGTCGTACTGATTTCAACCGTGGTAGGTGAAGATAACTTCCTCGACTGGGGCTGGCGTATCCCGTTCTTCCTGGCATTGCCGCTGGGGATAATTGGTCTTTACCTGCGTCATGCGCTGGAAGAGACGCCTGCTTTCCAGCAGCACGTCGATAAACTGGAACAGGGTGACCGCGAAGGGCTGCAGGATGGTCCGAAGGTGTCGTTTAAAGAGATTGCCACTAAGCACTGGCGCAGCCTGCTGACCTGTATTGGTCTGGTGATTTCGACCAACGTGACCTATTACATGCTGTTGACCTACATGCCCAGCTACCTGTCGCATAACCTGCACTACTCGGAAGATCACGGTGTGCTGATTATTATCGCCATCATGGTGGGTATGCTGTTTGTGCAGCCGATTATGGGCCTGTTGAGTGACCGTTTTGGTCGTCGACCGTTCATTATTCTGGGAAGCGTTGCGCTGTTTGCTCTGGCAATTCCGGCATTCATTCTGATTAACAGTGATGTGCTGGGGCTGATTTTTGCCGGTCTGCTGATGCTGGCGGTGATCCTTAACTGCTTTATCGGGGTGATGGCCTCAACGTTGCCCGCGATGTTCCCGACGCATATTCGCTACAGCGCGCTGGCCGCGGCCTTTAACATCTCGGTGCTGATTGCCGGTCTGACCCCGACGCTTGCCGCCTCGCTGGTCGAGAGCACGCAGAACCTGATGATGCCGGCTTATTACCTGATGGTGATTGCGGTGATTGGTTTGATTACCGGTCTTACCATGAAGGAGACGGCGAACCGTCCTCTGAAAGGTGCAACGCCTGCGGCGTCTGACATCCAGGAAGCGAAAGAGATCCTGCGCGAGCACTACGACAACGTAGAGCAGAAGATTGAGGATATTGACGCAGAGATTGAAGAGCTGCAGAAAAAACGCTCCCGACTGGTGGACCAGCATCCACGCATCAACGAGTAA
- a CDS encoding nickel/cobalt transporter — translation MTTQPLARDWRLPTAGVMLLALLFAGFTLHAHWNAFIQWCLATQITLHRYLVMYLLQLNNHQYSGGLWLLTGAFLYGVLHAIGPGHGKFIVTTYLTTNKESELAARVVPFLGSLMQGVSAILFVFILAVGFNLASGDISTSRWYVEKISAVLIGAFGAFVIYQALKSLRPRRMTISAIKPLHQHDEHCGCGHHGVGADLTRGDWKTRLGVILAIGARPCSGAIMILMFSNALGIVTWGVAAVMTMSLGTALSIVGLSLAVRYARERTVSWFGESASLRWLVPAVKLAGGIVLILFATVLFLTVIPISANGDYIAAGC, via the coding sequence ATGACCACACAACCCCTCGCCCGCGACTGGCGTCTCCCTACAGCAGGGGTGATGCTGCTGGCACTCCTCTTTGCGGGTTTTACCCTGCATGCGCACTGGAACGCCTTTATCCAGTGGTGTCTCGCCACGCAAATTACGCTGCACCGCTATCTGGTGATGTATCTGCTGCAGCTTAATAACCACCAGTACAGCGGCGGATTATGGCTGTTAACGGGGGCTTTCCTTTATGGTGTCCTTCACGCCATCGGACCCGGGCACGGAAAGTTCATTGTGACGACCTATCTGACCACCAATAAGGAAAGCGAGCTGGCCGCCCGGGTCGTCCCCTTCCTGGGTAGCCTGATGCAGGGCGTCAGCGCCATTCTGTTTGTCTTTATTCTGGCGGTGGGGTTTAACCTCGCCTCAGGGGATATCAGTACCAGCCGCTGGTACGTGGAGAAGATAAGCGCTGTGCTTATTGGCGCTTTTGGTGCGTTTGTTATTTACCAGGCGCTGAAGAGCCTGCGCCCGCGTAGGATGACCATCTCCGCCATTAAGCCGCTTCATCAGCACGATGAACACTGTGGCTGCGGCCATCACGGCGTGGGGGCAGACCTGACGCGGGGCGACTGGAAAACGCGCCTGGGTGTCATTCTGGCGATCGGCGCACGTCCGTGCAGCGGAGCGATCATGATTCTGATGTTTTCGAATGCGCTGGGCATTGTCACTTGGGGAGTGGCCGCGGTCATGACCATGTCTTTAGGAACCGCACTCTCTATTGTGGGGCTTTCACTGGCAGTACGTTATGCCCGCGAGCGCACGGTGAGCTGGTTCGGAGAAAGCGCCTCATTAAGATGGCTCGTACCGGCAGTCAAATTAGCCGGCGGGATAGTCCTGATCCTGTTTGCGACGGTACTGTTCCTGACGGTGATACCCATCAGCGCCAATGGCGACTACATCGCTGCCGGATGCTAA
- a CDS encoding AraC family transcriptional regulator, whose translation MANDWLELRQHADTGIETIKAHFEGHAFDPHWHDSYLVGITLSGTQQFHCRRERHRSQPGDAFLLEPGEIHDGDAPVEGGFTYLTFYLDERWLTRALQGLYESTPGSYSLHFAQTLTREPQLVRAIGETFSTLHNDEMKIVQQSTMDNLLSRITAHCHWRKKLPSQLQSAAVAHRARDYLFAHIGENVGLSDLARETGTDRFTLTRCFKREFNLAPHAWLIQLRLAKARQLLARGDQPVDVAAAVGFADQSHLGRWFQRAYRISPAHYRRLCTNLPDVSKK comes from the coding sequence ATGGCAAATGACTGGCTTGAACTGCGTCAGCATGCAGATACGGGTATTGAGACGATTAAAGCGCATTTCGAAGGGCATGCCTTTGATCCGCACTGGCACGATAGCTATCTGGTAGGGATAACCCTCTCCGGCACGCAGCAGTTTCACTGCCGCCGTGAGCGTCATCGTAGCCAACCGGGCGACGCATTTCTCCTCGAGCCTGGTGAGATCCACGACGGTGATGCGCCTGTAGAGGGCGGCTTTACCTATTTGACCTTCTATCTTGATGAGCGCTGGCTTACCCGTGCGCTACAAGGACTTTACGAATCTACTCCTGGGAGTTATTCACTCCACTTTGCCCAAACGCTGACGCGGGAGCCGCAGCTGGTGCGCGCTATCGGTGAGACATTCTCCACCCTGCATAATGACGAGATGAAAATCGTTCAGCAGAGCACAATGGATAATCTGCTCTCCCGGATCACCGCCCACTGCCACTGGCGTAAGAAACTGCCGTCGCAGTTACAAAGCGCTGCCGTGGCGCACCGTGCGCGCGACTATCTCTTTGCTCATATCGGCGAGAACGTGGGGCTGTCAGATCTTGCGCGCGAGACGGGCACGGATCGCTTTACCCTGACGCGCTGTTTTAAGCGCGAGTTCAACCTGGCGCCACACGCATGGCTTATTCAGCTGCGTCTGGCAAAGGCCCGACAGCTGCTGGCGCGCGGTGACCAGCCCGTTGATGTGGCTGCCGCAGTGGGATTTGCCGATCAAAGCCATCTGGGACGTTGGTTTCAGCGTGCTTACCGTATCTCTCCCGCACACTACCGCCGGTTGTGCACAAACCTTCCAGACGTTTCCAAAAAATAA
- a CDS encoding LysE family translocator, whose amino-acid sequence MSLIPFLLFAFVASITPGPTNILVLTNSQHFGVKNTVPAILGGCIAASAIVLVSGAGAGEVLRQYPLIRQIMSWTGVLWLSWMSWQLFRAPAVRLAAENRIRFTARAAALLQIVNPKTWMMALAVVSLFAPTGNHTLRDIALMSLWFLLISIACLMCWAWLGKAVNRIFRTTVAMVRFQRLMALCLLVSSWAGILA is encoded by the coding sequence GTGAGTTTGATACCCTTTCTGTTGTTCGCATTTGTCGCCTCCATTACGCCGGGGCCGACCAATATTCTCGTGCTGACGAACAGCCAGCACTTTGGCGTAAAAAATACCGTACCTGCTATTCTGGGCGGGTGTATCGCAGCCAGTGCAATTGTGCTGGTATCAGGCGCGGGCGCGGGGGAAGTGCTGCGTCAGTACCCTCTGATACGTCAGATAATGAGCTGGACAGGCGTGCTGTGGCTAAGCTGGATGAGCTGGCAGCTGTTTCGCGCCCCGGCTGTCCGTCTCGCCGCTGAGAACCGTATCCGATTCACCGCTCGGGCGGCGGCGCTGCTGCAGATCGTGAACCCCAAAACCTGGATGATGGCGCTGGCCGTCGTCAGCCTGTTTGCCCCAACTGGCAACCATACATTGCGGGATATTGCGCTAATGTCGCTATGGTTTCTGCTGATCTCGATAGCCTGTTTGATGTGCTGGGCGTGGTTGGGTAAAGCGGTGAACCGAATATTTCGCACCACCGTGGCGATGGTGCGGTTTCAGCGCCTGATGGCGCTGTGTCTTCTCGTCTCTTCCTGGGCGGGCATTCTGGCTTAG
- a CDS encoding transcriptional regulator: MQREDVLGQALQLLEIQGIASTTLEMVADRIDYPLDELKRFWPDKEALLYDALRYLSQQVDIWRRQLMLNEELTAEQKLLARYTALTECVSNNRYPGCLFIAACTYFPDPGHPIHQLADQQKRAAHDFTHELLTTLEVDDPAMVAKQMELVLEGCLSRMLVNRSQADVDTAHRLAEDILRFAQCRMGGALT; encoded by the coding sequence GTGCAACGTGAAGACGTACTGGGACAAGCCCTGCAATTACTTGAGATTCAAGGGATCGCCAGCACCACGCTTGAGATGGTAGCCGACCGTATCGATTATCCTCTGGATGAACTTAAGCGCTTCTGGCCGGATAAAGAGGCGCTACTCTATGATGCCCTGCGCTATCTCAGCCAGCAGGTTGATATCTGGCGCAGACAGCTGATGCTGAATGAAGAACTGACCGCGGAGCAAAAGCTGCTGGCGCGCTATACCGCCCTGACGGAATGCGTCAGCAACAACCGCTATCCGGGTTGTCTGTTCATTGCCGCCTGCACTTATTTTCCCGACCCAGGCCATCCTATCCATCAACTGGCGGATCAGCAAAAACGGGCGGCGCATGACTTCACCCACGAATTGCTGACCACGCTGGAAGTCGATGACCCGGCGATGGTGGCGAAGCAGATGGAACTGGTGCTGGAAGGTTGCCTCAGCCGCATGCTGGTGAACCGTAGCCAGGCCGATGTGGATACGGCGCACCGCCTGGCGGAAGATATTCTACGCTTTGCCCAATGCAGAATGGGTGGAGCACTGACCTAA
- a CDS encoding protein-disulfide reductase DsbD, with protein MAQRFLTLILLLCSTSAFAGLFDAPGRSNFIPADQAFVFDFQQNQHDLTLTWQVKEGYYLYRKQVSITPAQAKVDALRLPAGEWHEDEFYGKSEIYRQRLNVPVTVNQADKGATLTVTYQGCADAGFCYPPETKVVPLSEVKATAAVTPVPAVEKTNDSADLPFSALWALLIGIGIAFTPCVLPMYPLISGIVLGGKQRLSTARALLLAFIYVQGMALTYTALGLVVAAAGLQFQAALQHPYVLIGLSAVFILLALSMFGLFTLQLPSSLQTRLTMMSNRQQGGSAGGVFAMGAITGLICSPCTTAPLSAILLYIAQSGNMWLGGGTLYLYALGMGLPLILVTVFGNRLLPKSGPWMETVKTAFGFVILALPVFLLERIIGGAWGLRLWAMLGVAFFAWAFIVSLGAKKPWMRLVQILLLAAALVSVRPLQDWAFGTPVSQTQAHLNFTQIKNVDELNSALAEAKGKPVMLDLYADWCVACKEFEKYTFSDPQVQSALKETVLLQANVTANNAQDKALLKQLNVLGLPTILFFNQQGHEQPEQRVTGFMDAAAFSAHLRNRQP; from the coding sequence ATGGCTCAACGCTTCCTTACGCTGATCCTGCTGCTGTGCAGCACGTCAGCTTTTGCCGGGTTGTTTGACGCGCCCGGCCGTTCGAACTTTATTCCTGCCGACCAGGCGTTTGTTTTCGATTTTCAGCAGAACCAGCACGATCTGACGCTCACCTGGCAGGTGAAAGAGGGCTATTACCTCTATCGCAAGCAGGTGAGCATTACTCCTGCCCAGGCAAAAGTGGACGCATTACGGTTGCCCGCTGGCGAGTGGCACGAGGACGAGTTCTACGGCAAGAGTGAAATCTACCGCCAGCGCTTAAACGTGCCTGTGACGGTGAATCAGGCCGATAAAGGCGCGACGCTGACGGTGACGTATCAGGGATGTGCGGATGCAGGTTTCTGCTATCCGCCGGAAACGAAAGTCGTGCCGCTTAGCGAAGTGAAAGCGACTGCTGCTGTAACGCCGGTCCCTGCGGTTGAGAAAACCAACGATAGCGCTGACCTTCCGTTCTCAGCGCTGTGGGCGTTACTGATTGGTATAGGCATTGCCTTTACGCCGTGCGTGTTGCCAATGTACCCGCTTATCTCCGGGATTGTGCTGGGCGGCAAACAGCGTCTATCTACCGCCCGCGCGCTGCTGCTGGCCTTTATATACGTGCAGGGAATGGCGCTAACCTACACGGCGCTCGGCCTCGTGGTTGCCGCTGCCGGGTTACAGTTCCAGGCAGCACTCCAGCACCCTTATGTTCTCATTGGCCTGTCAGCGGTGTTTATCCTGTTGGCGCTGTCAATGTTTGGCCTGTTCACGCTACAGCTGCCCTCCTCGCTGCAAACGCGCTTAACGATGATGAGCAACCGTCAGCAGGGCGGCTCCGCAGGCGGCGTGTTCGCGATGGGTGCCATTACCGGGCTTATATGCTCTCCCTGCACCACCGCGCCGCTGAGCGCCATCCTGCTCTATATCGCCCAGAGCGGAAACATGTGGCTCGGCGGGGGTACGCTGTACCTCTACGCGCTGGGCATGGGCCTGCCGCTGATTCTGGTCACGGTTTTCGGCAATCGACTGCTGCCGAAGAGCGGCCCATGGATGGAGACGGTGAAAACCGCATTTGGCTTTGTCATCCTCGCGCTGCCGGTGTTCCTCCTTGAGCGTATCATCGGCGGCGCCTGGGGTCTGCGCCTGTGGGCGATGCTCGGCGTAGCGTTCTTTGCCTGGGCGTTTATCGTCAGCCTGGGGGCGAAGAAGCCATGGATGCGCCTGGTGCAAATCCTGCTGCTGGCTGCCGCGCTGGTGAGCGTACGCCCTCTGCAGGACTGGGCGTTCGGCACACCGGTGAGTCAGACCCAGGCGCATCTGAACTTCACCCAGATTAAAAACGTGGATGAACTTAACAGCGCCCTGGCTGAGGCGAAAGGCAAACCGGTGATGCTCGATCTCTATGCCGACTGGTGTGTCGCCTGCAAAGAGTTTGAAAAATATACTTTTAGCGATCCACAGGTGCAAAGCGCCCTGAAAGAGACCGTTTTGCTCCAGGCGAACGTGACCGCCAATAATGCGCAGGATAAGGCTCTGCTGAAGCAACTTAACGTGCTCGGGCTGCCAACCATTCTGTTCTTCAATCAACAGGGCCATGAGCAGCCTGAGCAGCGTGTAACTGGGTTTATGGATGCAGCGGCATTTAGCGCGCATTTGCGCAATCGCCAACCGTAA
- the cutA gene encoding divalent cation tolerance protein CutA, whose product MNTPDAVVVLCTAPDEASAQDLAAKVLAEKLAACVTLLPGATSLYYWEGKLEQEYEVQMLLKTNLANQQALLDCLKSHHPYQTPELLVLPVVHGDNDYLSWLNASLR is encoded by the coding sequence GTGAACACGCCTGATGCTGTTGTCGTACTGTGTACCGCCCCTGATGAAGCCTCTGCCCAGGATCTCGCCGCTAAAGTGCTGGCCGAAAAACTGGCTGCCTGCGTGACGCTCCTCCCCGGTGCCACTTCCCTGTATTACTGGGAAGGCAAGCTGGAGCAAGAGTACGAAGTCCAGATGTTGCTTAAAACCAATCTGGCGAATCAGCAGGCTCTCCTGGACTGCCTCAAATCTCATCATCCTTACCAAACTCCGGAACTGCTGGTGCTGCCAGTGGTCCACGGCGATAACGACTATCTCTCATGGCTCAACGCTTCCTTACGCTGA